The region TTGTTCAGTTTGATCGTGTTGTTGAAGATCTTGATACAAGCAAGGTGGTTATTGATGACTTTAATGCCGCTTATAAAGCGACAGTTCACCTTATTGAAACGGGATATAAGCGCATCGGTTTTTTGAGCGCCAAAGAAGGGATAGCTTTGAACTGTCTTCGCTTTGACGGATATTTACAGGCTCTCAATGATCATGACGTGCAATATTATCCTGAACTTTTTGTAAAAATAGGTGGGTGCCGTGAAGAAGATGGGCGCAAAGGTGCAGAGTCCTATCTTAAAATGGCTAATCAGCCGGACGCGATACTTGCTATTAATGATCCCGTAGCAGTCGGAGCTTTCTGTCGTTTCCGTGAAGCTAAAATGCGCATCCCGCAAGATATAGCTCTCGTAGGTTTTTCTGGTTCTCCGGAGTCTGCATTGATCGATCCTGCTTTAACAACTATTTCTCAACCTGCATTTGAAATGGGAAAAGCCGCAGCTGAATTGCTTTTAAAACAGCTTGAAAGCAATGACGATAATTTTAGTCCTGAAATAATCACACTCGATACAAAGTTGTTGATACGCGGTTCCAGTAAATCGGAGGCGAATTAAATGAGCCATAAGAAAAAAAGCTGGTCCGTAACGCCTAAAGGACAAGAGGTTTATCTTCATACTATAAGCAATGACTTAGGTTTTCAGGCAAGCATTGCAACGTATGGAGCGATTCTGGTTGAGCTTAAGGTTCCAGTTGCCAATGGGCAGATTGTAGATGTTGTTTTGGGGTTTGATGATCTGAACGGTTATCTGAATGACCTTCATTATATAGGGGCTACTGTAGGGCGGGTTGCCGGAAGAATTTCACACGGATCTTTTGAGCTGGATGGCGAAAAGTATTTACTGGATAAAAATGAAGGCGATAATCAGCTGCACGGTGGTAAATATGGATTTAACAGCCGTGTTTGGACTGAATGTCAGACAAAAAAATCTGAACCTCATACAGTTAGTCTTTGTTACGAAAGCCCTGACGGGGAGGGCGGTTATCCGGGAAATTTACAGGTAACTGTAACGTATTCATTGATCGAGAACGGACTGCGTATAGTTTACAGGGGAGTGTGTGATAAGCCCACTCCCATAAATATGACGGCTCATCCTTACTTTAATCTTAACGGTGACGGCAAAGATACAGGCTATCACGAAGTAAAGATTTTCTCTGATAAAACTGTATATCTTGATGAAGATCTTCTCCCGAATGGCGAGACTCTTGATGTGTCAGGAACCGAAGCTGACTATACTGATTTTTGCCCGATAAACGGACCTGTCATCGATGATAAAACTGAGTCTTTCCATTTAAAACATGATCGTTTTTATATTTTGAATTCGAGTGAAATGAAAATTTCTGTAGCGGCTGTAGCTAGAAGTAATGTTTCCGGCTTGGAACTTAAAGTGGCAACAACGCAATTAGGCCTACAATTTTATTCTTCAGATTATATTGGAGCGGGAACTAAGGGAAAACTTGGATGCGAGTATGGTCCTCGTTCAGGTTTTTGTCTTGAGCCGGAAGGATATCCTGATGCTGTTAACAGACCAGAGTTTCCGTCGGTTATTTTACATCCCGGAGAAGTATACGAGCAAGTGACAGAGTACAGATTTCGTGAATTTAATAAGCGTGACTAAAACAGATTGAGGCGAGAAAGAAACATGGCAAATGTAGAAATTAAAGGCGTCGTCAAGCGGTATGGTTCTGTGGAAGTCATCCATGGAGTTGATCTTTCGGTAAAAGAAAATGAATTTATTGTACTTGTTGGGCCATCAGGTTGCGGTAAATCTACTTTGCTGCGCATGGTTGCAGGTCTTGAGACTCTTAGCGGTGGGGAAATCAGCATTGGTGAGCGGGTTGTCAACAATGTTTCGCCTAAGGACCGCAATGTTGCAATGGTGTTTCAGAATTACGCTCTTTATCCGCATATGACCGTTCGCGAAAATATGGGATTTTCTCTTAAGATGCACAAAAGGAGCAAGGAAGAGATTAATTCACGGGTTATGGATGCCGCTAAGATTCTGGAGCTTGAGCCGTATCTTGAACGCAAACCTTCCGAGCTTTCCGGCGGACAACGCCAGCGTGTCGCCATGGGTAGAGCTATGGTGCGTAAACCGGATGTATTTCTTTTTGATGAACCGCTTTCAAATCTTGATGCCCAGCTCAGAACGCAAATGCGCATGGAACTACGTAAAATGCATATGCGTCTCCAAACTACCACCATTTACGTTACCCATGATCAGATTGAAGCCATGACTCTGGCCGATCGAATTGTAATTTTAAAAGACGGCTATATTCAGCAGGTGGGAACTCCGGTCGAAGTTTTTGAAAAGCCGAATAATGTTTTTGTCGCTCAATTCATTGGCAATCCGCCTATGAATATTCTTGAAGGTGTCTGTAAATTTATAGATGGCAAACGGTTTTTTGTTCTTGGTAAAACCAGATTTCCTATTCAGGACGGAACAGCCAAGGTCCTTGAAGATGGTTATCCTGTTTTGGCAGGTCTACGTCCGGACTCAATTAAAATGGGGCAGAATATTGAACGCCTTCCTAAGAATTGGTGGTGTCAGGGGGAAGTTGTCGTTTCGGAAATTCTCGGAGCCCACTCTCTACTGGAAATTATTATTGACGGTGAAAATGAACTTATAGCGGAAGTGGAAGGGCGCGTGGTGGCTCATCCCGGTGAGATTGTCCCTATAGGTTTTGAGTTTGACCGCATGGTCCTTTTTGATCCTGAAACGAAAATGGCGCTTTATTAGAGCAATCTCCTAAAGCGACAACTATATGCGACTAAAGTAATATGTTGATTATTTTAACACGTTAGGAGGAATCATGAAAAAGTCCTTGGCGAAGTTGTTTTTGGCATTTGCCGCGGTGTTGCTGCTTGCAGTTCCACAGGTCTCTCAGGCCAAAGAACTTAGCGGCAACCTTGAAATTTTTTCTTGGTGGGCCGGTGATGAAGGTCCCGCTTTGCAGGCTTTGATCAAAAAGTACAAAGAGCAGAATCCAAATGTTAATGTAATTGATGCTACCGTTACTGGAGGTTCCGGCGTAAATGCCAAGGCCGTTTTGAAGACACGCATGCTTGGCAATGAGCCTCCTGATAGTTTTCAGGTTCATTCAGGACAGGAACTCATCGGAACATGGGTTAAAGCCGACCGCATGGAAGACCTAACTTTTCTGTTTAAAGAAGAGGGTTGGATGGATGCATTCCCTAAAGGTCTGATTAAACTTATCGGTACTGATAAGGGTATCTGGTCTGTGCCTGTAACCATTCATCGCTCAAATGTACTTTGGTACGTCCCTGCCAACCTTAAAAAGTGGGGAGTTACAGCTCCAAAAACTTGGGCAGAGTTCTTAACCATAGCTCCTAAGCTGGAGAAAGAAGGAGTAGTTCCTTTGGCTCTTGCTGAGAACTGGACTGTTAACCACCTGTGGGAATCAGTAGCTCTTGCTTCCTTAGGTGCAGACAAATGGGATGCTCTGTGGGCAGGAAAACTTAGATTTGATAGCCCTGATGTTGTTAAGGCTTGGGAACTTTTCGGTAAAATCCTCAAGTATACCAACGCTGATGCTTCTTCACTTTCATGGCAGCAGGCAACTGATATGGTCATTACCGGTCGCGCTGCTTTTAATATCATGGGTGATTGGGCAGCCGGATATATGTCTACAACTAAAAAAATGGTTCCCGGAAAAGATTTCGGATGGGCTGCTTCTCCAGATACTTCCGGAGAATTTATGTTCCTTTCTGATTCCTTCGGATTGCCAAAAGGGGCTCCTGATCGCGATAACGCCATTGCATGGCTCAAGATCATTGGTTCAAAGGAAGGCAGTGACGCATTTAACACTCTTAAAGGTTCAATTTCACCACGTATGGACTCTGACTTGAGCAAATATAACGCTTATTTGCAGTCTGCAGCAGCAGATTTCAAAAAAGACGTAGTTGTTGGATCATTGGCTCATGGTGTTGCAGCTAATGAAACCTTTATGGGTGGTTTCTCACGTATCATGGAAATGTTCCTCAAGACTCACAATGCTCAGGCTGTATCAAAAGCCTGCCAACAGCTTGCTGACAAAGCTAAAATCGGAAAATAGTTTGTTGTTTGAAAAAGAGTGAACAGCTCTTTATTTGCTTAGAGTAAGTAAAAGGCGGCCGCGTCGGATTCTGGCGCGGCCCCTATAAGGAATAAGGTGCGGGATATGAGGGAAGCATCACGGGATAGGCTGAAAGCGTTTTTAACGCTTCTACCATCAATCATTTTGATCGGGATATTTGTCTATGGTTTTATTGGAAATACCATTTGGATATCCATGACAGATTGGGGCGGAGACGGAGCTTTGGCCCTGAAACCTGAGATGAATTTTATCGGGCTGGACAACTATCGAGATCTGTTTACCGGATTTTTATCCAGCGGCTTCAGGCAGGACCTTGTAAACGCAGTCTATTATTCCGTTATGCTTCTGGCTGGGGCCATCGGTATCGGTATGTTTATAGCCATACTGCTGGACCAGAAACCTAAGGGTGAAGATGTTTTAAGGACAATTTTTCTTTACCCGATGGCCTTATCATTTATAGTCTCCGGTACTATTTGGAGGTGGCTCTTGGCTCCTCAAGGCGGAGTAAATGTTTTACCTACCTATCTGGGACTGCCGCCGCTTAATTTTGAATGGACATCAAGCACTAAAGCCGTACTTGAGTTCAATTGGCAGAATTTGCTGCAAATATTTTTGTATATAGTTGCATTTGTACTTATCCTCATAGGATTGTGGGCTCTTAAAAAACGTCCATGCCGTGCAATCAAGTTTTGGCTTGGCCCGGGTGTCGTCATCGGTGCTTTTGCCTGGCTTGGTGGAAGTATGCTTCCAGAAGCTCTTTTTATGGAAGAAAATCACGGATTCAATCTGGCAACACTCGGGATAATCATTGCTACAATCTGGCAATATTCAGGCTATACGATGGCCCTGTATTTAGCTGGATTTCATGGTATCTCTCAGGACCTTCGGGACGCAGCAATGCTTGATGGTGCCAGCTCCACTTCTTATTACCGCCATGTAGCCATTCCAATGCTTAAGCCCATAACCATCAGTGCTGTGATCATTTTGTCTCACATATCACTTAAGATGTTTGATATTATTTTCGCCATGACCGGACCTGATAATGCTCAGACTGGGCATCCTGCACTTACCATGTATATGACAACTTTCAGGGCTAACGATTTTGCCAAAGGGGCTGCCATCGCCATTGTTTTGTTCATGGTCGCCGCCATGTTCATCGTACCTTATGTAGTCAGCCAGTACAGACAGAGGACTAGAGGATAGAAAAATGAGCACTACTTCAACTGCTACAGCAAGCAGAATAACTCCCGGTTCGATTTTACTGTATGGCATACTTATTTTGCTGGCACTTTTTTTTCTTATGCCCGCATATATGGCCGTGGTTACAGCTCTGAAACCGCCTGCAGAAATTGATTTATCAACTGCTTGGGAGCTTCCGTCAAAGTTTCACTGGTCAAGTTTTTATGACGCACTGACTCTGCTGAAATCGAATATTGTCAGTTCTATAATTTTGACAGTTTGTGCAACAACGCTTTCAACTATATTAGGGTCTTTAAACGGCTATGTTTTCTCAAAGTGGAAGTTTAAA is a window of Desulfovibrio sp. UCD-KL4C DNA encoding:
- a CDS encoding LacI family DNA-binding transcriptional regulator; the encoded protein is MGHLTIKDLARKLGISASTVSRALHDHPDISDATKRLVLDSAKEHSYHPNPIAQSLQRKRSNTIGVIVPEIRHNFFATVVSGIEEVMYEAGYIIMVCQSNESLDREVVNTKALAANRVAGLLLAISLETVNSKHLKDVIRLGIPLVQFDRVVEDLDTSKVVIDDFNAAYKATVHLIETGYKRIGFLSAKEGIALNCLRFDGYLQALNDHDVQYYPELFVKIGGCREEDGRKGAESYLKMANQPDAILAINDPVAVGAFCRFREAKMRIPQDIALVGFSGSPESALIDPALTTISQPAFEMGKAAAELLLKQLESNDDNFSPEIITLDTKLLIRGSSKSEAN
- a CDS encoding aldose epimerase family protein, translated to MSHKKKSWSVTPKGQEVYLHTISNDLGFQASIATYGAILVELKVPVANGQIVDVVLGFDDLNGYLNDLHYIGATVGRVAGRISHGSFELDGEKYLLDKNEGDNQLHGGKYGFNSRVWTECQTKKSEPHTVSLCYESPDGEGGYPGNLQVTVTYSLIENGLRIVYRGVCDKPTPINMTAHPYFNLNGDGKDTGYHEVKIFSDKTVYLDEDLLPNGETLDVSGTEADYTDFCPINGPVIDDKTESFHLKHDRFYILNSSEMKISVAAVARSNVSGLELKVATTQLGLQFYSSDYIGAGTKGKLGCEYGPRSGFCLEPEGYPDAVNRPEFPSVILHPGEVYEQVTEYRFREFNKRD
- a CDS encoding ABC transporter ATP-binding protein; this translates as MANVEIKGVVKRYGSVEVIHGVDLSVKENEFIVLVGPSGCGKSTLLRMVAGLETLSGGEISIGERVVNNVSPKDRNVAMVFQNYALYPHMTVRENMGFSLKMHKRSKEEINSRVMDAAKILELEPYLERKPSELSGGQRQRVAMGRAMVRKPDVFLFDEPLSNLDAQLRTQMRMELRKMHMRLQTTTIYVTHDQIEAMTLADRIVILKDGYIQQVGTPVEVFEKPNNVFVAQFIGNPPMNILEGVCKFIDGKRFFVLGKTRFPIQDGTAKVLEDGYPVLAGLRPDSIKMGQNIERLPKNWWCQGEVVVSEILGAHSLLEIIIDGENELIAEVEGRVVAHPGEIVPIGFEFDRMVLFDPETKMALY
- a CDS encoding ABC transporter substrate-binding protein → MKKSLAKLFLAFAAVLLLAVPQVSQAKELSGNLEIFSWWAGDEGPALQALIKKYKEQNPNVNVIDATVTGGSGVNAKAVLKTRMLGNEPPDSFQVHSGQELIGTWVKADRMEDLTFLFKEEGWMDAFPKGLIKLIGTDKGIWSVPVTIHRSNVLWYVPANLKKWGVTAPKTWAEFLTIAPKLEKEGVVPLALAENWTVNHLWESVALASLGADKWDALWAGKLRFDSPDVVKAWELFGKILKYTNADASSLSWQQATDMVITGRAAFNIMGDWAAGYMSTTKKMVPGKDFGWAASPDTSGEFMFLSDSFGLPKGAPDRDNAIAWLKIIGSKEGSDAFNTLKGSISPRMDSDLSKYNAYLQSAAADFKKDVVVGSLAHGVAANETFMGGFSRIMEMFLKTHNAQAVSKACQQLADKAKIGK
- a CDS encoding carbohydrate ABC transporter permease, with product MREASRDRLKAFLTLLPSIILIGIFVYGFIGNTIWISMTDWGGDGALALKPEMNFIGLDNYRDLFTGFLSSGFRQDLVNAVYYSVMLLAGAIGIGMFIAILLDQKPKGEDVLRTIFLYPMALSFIVSGTIWRWLLAPQGGVNVLPTYLGLPPLNFEWTSSTKAVLEFNWQNLLQIFLYIVAFVLILIGLWALKKRPCRAIKFWLGPGVVIGAFAWLGGSMLPEALFMEENHGFNLATLGIIIATIWQYSGYTMALYLAGFHGISQDLRDAAMLDGASSTSYYRHVAIPMLKPITISAVIILSHISLKMFDIIFAMTGPDNAQTGHPALTMYMTTFRANDFAKGAAIAIVLFMVAAMFIVPYVVSQYRQRTRG